The following are from one region of the candidate division WWE3 bacterium genome:
- the rpsM gene encoding 30S ribosomal protein S13, whose protein sequence is MARLVGVDLPNNKRMKVALTYIYGIGIPNSQKILKEAGISEYLMVKDLTDEDLAKLRAIVEKNHIVTEGELRRTVASNIRRLKDIGSYRGWRHKRNLPSRGQRTRTNARTRRGKKITVGGSGGKKSLEKT, encoded by the coding sequence ATGGCTAGACTTGTAGGAGTAGATTTACCAAATAATAAGCGAATGAAAGTCGCTTTAACCTATATTTACGGGATTGGAATTCCTAATTCTCAAAAGATTCTTAAAGAAGCGGGAATTTCGGAGTATTTAATGGTAAAAGATCTCACCGATGAGGATTTGGCCAAGTTACGAGCAATTGTAGAAAAAAATCACATTGTGACTGAAGGCGAATTACGTCGCACCGTGGCTTCTAATATCCGTCGCTTAAAAGATATTGGCAGTTACCGAGGTTGGCGCCACAAAAGGAATTTACCGTCCCGTGGGCAACGAACTCGGACTAACGCCCGAACTCGTCGTGGTAAGAAGATTACAGTTGGTGGCTCCGGTGGTAAGAAATCATTAGAAAAGACATAA
- the rpmJ gene encoding 50S ribosomal protein L36: protein MKVRASVKKICQKCKVIRREGVVRVICSNPKHKQRQG from the coding sequence ATGAAAGTGCGCGCTTCCGTTAAGAAAATTTGTCAAAAATGTAAAGTAATTCGCCGAGAAGGCGTGGTTCGGGTTATCTGCTCAAACCCAAAGCACAAACAACGACAAGGTTAA
- the rplQ gene encoding 50S ribosomal protein L17, which yields MRHRVKRVKFNRDRDHRNSLLRNLVRSLFLEDGITTTEAKAKWLRSHADHLVTIAKIGGLTALRRLITETGNKDLAKKIIDTSAKLTARNSGYLSLTKVGIRVGDKAPMVKVDFIYDVVEKEKVVKEDMKVKKTIVKTAPKKAKVTENKSEVVEEVAEVKAE from the coding sequence ATGCGTCACAGAGTAAAGCGAGTAAAATTTAATCGCGATCGGGACCATCGAAATTCACTGCTTCGGAATTTGGTGCGTTCCTTGTTCCTGGAAGATGGGATTACGACCACTGAAGCAAAGGCTAAATGGTTGCGAAGTCACGCGGATCATCTGGTAACTATCGCTAAAATTGGTGGTCTTACCGCCCTGCGTCGCTTAATTACCGAAACCGGTAATAAAGATTTGGCCAAGAAAATTATTGATACATCTGCTAAACTGACGGCTCGGAATAGCGGCTATTTATCATTAACTAAAGTTGGTATTCGCGTTGGAGACAAAGCACCGATGGTTAAAGTCGATTTTATTTATGATGTAGTTGAGAAGGAGAAGGTTGTTAAGGAAGATATGAAAGTTAAGAAGACTATTGTAAAAACGGCCCCGAAAAAGGCAAAAGTCACAGAGAATAAGTCAGAAGTCGTCGAAGAGGTGGCGGAAGTGAAAGCAGAATAA
- a CDS encoding DNA-directed RNA polymerase subunit alpha → MLQPSDAKIKAEVENATYGKFALEPLPAGFGHTLGTSLRRMLLSSIPGAAITTIKFAGVTHQFTNIPGVKEDVIDILLNLKSIHFNYEGTDPVVVTLDAKGLTTVTAADLDLPEGLEVINKDQIIATLGSKSAHLEAELVIEKGIGYATAEDHESNKIGVIAVDSLFSPVVLVTYKIEPARIGQKSDFDRLILEITTNGAISPRAALMSASNTLQVFFERLASGKDSMVEEVANVASEAAPKKARGRTVSAADVLLDELNLPTRTINALKRADLKTLADLGALPDEKILKIKNLGEKSVQEITDVLKSEGLR, encoded by the coding sequence ATGCTTCAACCAAGCGATGCCAAAATTAAAGCCGAAGTGGAAAACGCCACTTATGGAAAATTCGCTTTAGAACCACTTCCGGCGGGATTTGGTCATACTTTAGGAACCAGTTTGCGCCGCATGTTGCTGAGCAGCATTCCCGGTGCCGCTATTACCACCATTAAATTTGCCGGTGTGACTCATCAATTTACCAATATTCCAGGGGTTAAAGAGGATGTTATCGACATTCTTTTAAATTTGAAGTCAATTCATTTTAATTACGAAGGCACTGACCCGGTTGTGGTTACTTTAGATGCCAAGGGCTTAACCACTGTTACCGCAGCCGATTTAGATCTTCCCGAAGGCTTGGAAGTGATTAATAAAGATCAGATCATCGCCACTTTAGGTAGTAAAAGCGCTCATTTGGAAGCGGAGTTAGTGATTGAAAAAGGCATTGGTTACGCCACTGCCGAGGATCACGAAAGCAATAAAATCGGCGTCATTGCAGTCGATAGTCTCTTTTCCCCGGTCGTTTTGGTTACCTATAAGATTGAGCCGGCCCGGATTGGCCAGAAATCCGATTTTGACCGTTTAATTTTAGAAATTACCACTAACGGTGCTATTTCACCAAGAGCGGCTTTAATGTCGGCCTCTAATACTTTACAAGTATTTTTTGAGCGCCTTGCTTCCGGTAAAGATTCCATGGTTGAAGAGGTCGCCAATGTTGCTTCCGAAGCCGCTCCCAAGAAAGCTCGAGGCCGCACTGTTTCCGCCGCGGATGTGCTACTCGATGAACTGAATCTGCCAACTCGGACGATTAACGCCTTAAAACGGGCTGATCTTAAAACCTTGGCTGATTTAGGGGCCTTGCCAGATGAGAAAATTTTAAAAATCAAAAACTTAGGCGAAAAATCAGTCCAAGAAATTACCGACGTGCTTAAAAGCGAAGGTTTACGTTAA
- the rpsD gene encoding 30S ribosomal protein S4 translates to MSRYTGPKCRLCRREGVKLFLKGLRCSGPKCALNKKQQAPGMHGNAKRRPSAFGLQLRAKQRVKRAYGLLERAFRNYYEEAARVTGVTGEVLLNLLERRLDNAMFRSGLAMSRAAARKSIVSGKATVNGIKVTHPSYSVGVNDTLTLAGAVIRSDYKLPTWLELNAQSATAKVVALPTRDQIDADYEEQLIVEYYSR, encoded by the coding sequence ATGTCTAGATACACCGGACCAAAATGCAGATTATGTCGTCGCGAGGGGGTAAAGCTATTCCTAAAGGGACTGCGTTGTAGTGGGCCTAAGTGCGCTTTAAATAAAAAGCAACAAGCACCAGGAATGCACGGTAATGCCAAACGACGGCCTTCCGCCTTTGGGTTACAACTGCGGGCTAAACAACGGGTTAAGCGAGCCTACGGACTTTTAGAACGAGCTTTTAGAAACTATTATGAAGAAGCGGCTCGGGTAACCGGAGTAACCGGTGAGGTTTTATTAAATCTTTTGGAGCGACGCCTTGATAATGCTATGTTTAGAAGTGGTTTGGCGATGTCGCGGGCCGCTGCTCGTAAATCCATAGTCTCCGGTAAAGCTACGGTTAATGGCATTAAAGTTACGCATCCTAGTTACAGTGTTGGTGTTAATGATACTTTAACGCTCGCGGGAGCTGTTATTCGTTCCGATTATAAATTACCAACTTGGTTAGAATTAAACGCGCAGTCTGCGACGGCCAAAGTAGTGGCCCTTCCAACTCGAGATCAAATTGACGCCGATTATGAGGAACAATTAATTGTGGAGTATTACTCCAGATAG
- the rpsK gene encoding 30S ribosomal protein S11 — MANTAIKVNSNPYGKAHIMAGFNNTIITITTGDDKVVAWSSSGSSGFKGSKRATPYAASMAAEQVAKKALDRGIREVSIFVKGPGSGRVNAIKSLRAAGLQVTSIADVTPIPHNGCRPEKRRRV, encoded by the coding sequence ATGGCGAACACTGCAATAAAAGTAAATAGTAATCCGTACGGCAAGGCCCACATTATGGCGGGGTTTAATAATACTATTATTACGATTACGACTGGTGATGATAAAGTAGTGGCTTGGAGTAGCAGCGGTTCCAGCGGCTTTAAAGGTTCTAAAAGAGCTACCCCGTACGCCGCTTCCATGGCGGCCGAGCAAGTCGCTAAAAAGGCTTTAGATCGCGGAATTCGGGAGGTTAGTATTTTCGTTAAAGGACCGGGATCGGGTCGTGTAAATGCTATCAAGAGTTTACGGGCCGCTGGGCTTCAGGTCACGTCAATTGCCGATGTAACCCCGATTCCTCACAATGGTTGTAGGCCCGAGAAACGGAGGCGCGTTTAA